The Plasmodium cynomolgi strain B DNA, chromosome 5, whole genome shotgun sequence genome segment AAATTGtcaccaaaatgggaagtatTCGATTTAAATGTCTTGTACACAGGGAAAAAACTTAACCCAAAATCTTCATCCTTATCTTTTAAGTAGTGGAAATACCTACTCATAATGATGTGATCATCAcgatttttcctttgtttcCCTCCTCGTGCAGAAAGGACATCACCAATTCGGTCCATGTTCTGACTagccttttttatttcatctaACAGTGTCCTTTCCATCCTTATTTCATAATTAGTTTTTCCTACAAAATCTTTAACCCTTTCTGTGTATGGTTCCACAAGTACATTTTGTAAGCTCGTCTTAAATTTTACTTTAGATAAGCTCATACTTACAACAGGTGTTTGGGTCAATCTGGCATATTCGTTTTCTCCATCATCTGTGTCTACCCTCTCAGTTAGTGACTTAAGCAAATTTCTaacttgtttatttttcttcacctttccacagaggcaaaaaaggagagaactCCCCAGCAGCAGGTACATACAGAGGGGCACGATAACATTGGTTCTCTTCATTGTAGGGGGaatggggggagggaggagCACAGATGTGGTGTCGTGTATATATGGTTGTGTCCTGTATATATGGTTGTGTGTTCTGTATATATGGTTGCGTGTCCTGTATATATGGTTGTGTGTCCTGTACATATGGTTGCGTGTCGTAATTCTTCAATGGGACAATAGCTCTGTGGTGTGGTCCACGTGAGCGAAAGGACAAAATATAGGCAGacgtgaacaaaaaattaagacAAATCGCCGGCACACAGACCGCAGTAAATACAATTCAGCCTGTCGAATAAACAcaaagcaaaattttttccaagagTGAGAGCATAAAACTATTCGTTTTGACCCTCCCACCCAAGTGATGAGAAGACacactgaaaaaaagggtggtGTGAGCAGATACTCCGCATTTGATGTTACTTCGTGGGGactcttaaaaaaaactcacatTACGCATTTGTACCTTCTAGAGATTCTCCCATGGGGGACAAATAATAAGCTAACGGAGGATAACTGAGAGTAACTCTTCTCCTTCGTGACGAGTGAGAGGCAACACAAAGGGATAAAAAATCACATGTAACATTATTGGCTGTATGTACACCaaaattgggggaaaaaaaaaactcccacGCATACaatgcacaaatgggggaagaCGGGAAAAGGAAATCCTCAAGAAGGGCCTCGCTCTCCTAAAGAAATAGCCACTGAGACGGGATGATTATCAAGTGATGAATGATAGCGATAGGCAATAATGCCGTTGTCTGGGGAAGGACTTTAAAATTGAGCAGAATCAGTATAGGCACACACCGCACGAGGTGTTAAGTGGACCAACAGAGGGAAAAACACCCACAGGCGTTTATAAGTTAAGAAGTTGGCATTTTGGTACTTCCCTGCGTAGCTCTTTATGCACACTCAGCAGTCGAACGTTTGGGGAGTGTGGAAGCCACGTGGGGATGTGGTCACCGATGGGTGGAAGCCTCCTCCCCGAGTAGCCAACGCAACGGCCGCAAAATGCAGGAAAATGCCGCGATATACCGCGAAACATCGCGAAACACTGCGAAATACAGCGAAACACCGCACAGCTAACACGCAAGGGGCCAAACGAAAGGTACGGGCGGggttaattatttatacacGCGGTGGCTCGCATATCAGCTGAAGCTACACACgtaaagggggaaaaaaaaaaataggaagtcAAAGCGTAAGGCAATAAACTCATGCAGCATCACAACATTGCGGTGGACAACACTcctgtcaaaaaaaaaaaaacaacagtgCTAGGGAAGTGACGCCTCTCCTCCCAGCTGCACTGTGGGCTCCCTTCTCCCGCCTTTAACTCCTCGTATGATACACATTCTTTCCGGACTGATTCATCCTCTTGTTCATCTCACTTCTATCATACTGGGGGTTCATGCTGGCGTGTCTGCTATCTGATCGCATGTCTGATACATATTTGTAGTTACGACTTTGGTACCTACCACTCCTGGAAAAGTCATCCTTTGTAGATTCTCTCACTCGGGTAGGGACAAACTCTGAACGGTTCGCCTTATATTTTGCTTGGGCACTATAACCGCCCCCTTCCTTCCTCTGACATGGCTGTTTCTTtgcattattaaaatggATTCCATTATGAGACGCTATATATTCCTGTAGAATTAAAAAACTGGAGTACCTACTATTGTAGTGGTAGCTAGCCGTCGTGCTACCACCTCCACGGTTGCCACCGTTTGCATATCTCCTGGTCGAAGAAGGTAACTTAAATTTTTGGcaattcaaaaaatatttttttaatcgttcatttttaaaagcaacGGTAGCCATGGTCGGGCAACtctttgttaaaaaaatatcttcaaaAACGGGGAAGTGATTATTTCCTGAAAATTGGGACTCTATGAATTTCCTCAAATCGTAATCGCTCCACTCGGCTGGTTTGTTTTTAATGACAACACATAGCTTGCTCTTAATTTCTTCTGAGATTTCTTTCCATCCTAGATGGCTTGGCCATATCGGCGATCCACCTCTCTTCGGATCGCAGCCATCTATGCTTCGTTGTGCGCTTCCGTTTGGGCGCCTTTCTACGCTCCTCCCACTGATGACACTTGCTCGATCTTCGTGGAGGCCACTATACGAGGTATCCTCACGAATGCGCCGCCCCCCCTGAGATGTCTCTCCCCTGTTTGgtccttcccctttgttGTAACAACTGTGATCAAGTGAACCCTCCTCTATTTCTGTCCCTTTCTCTATGTGCTCCTTTTCCTCCCTATTTGGATTTCCTATTTTCAACATTATTTTATGACCACCCCCTCGGAAATCTTCATCCTGATGATCCTCCATCTTCCAGCCATAGGCATCCCAAAGGAACTGCCTTTTCTCCTCCAATGGGAAATCCACCCTCGTTGGTACACTCACCCCTGCGTCTTCCTCCCGTACATCTCTCACTATTTCGTTTATACTACctggacaaaaataaatattaatttgGTTGACACCtcttctcttcatttttttccttcttttaattttttttaaaatttccttctgttcatttattATACCTTCGATTGCATCAcaggatgttttttttttcttgcttcttctccttttggtATGCTCATCATCCATTTGGTTTACTAGCTGatggtttttattttcctgcGTGACTCCTCCCTGGGGAGTTTTCACCCAATCGGATTGCACAATACTTCCGCGTCTTTTACTACAACTTGGATCGATGGTGATGATGCCTTCTTCCTCATTGAGCACACTCGTGTCATCATTTCGAGAGGAGCTAACTAAGCTCTTCAATTCGCTTCCACTTTTCGTATCAGACGTGTTTGAGTTATTTCTATTTCCGATGAATTTGAAAGAACCCTTTCTTTGGTAATAATCCTCCCACTTGTGTTGCTTTATATTTCTAGAATTACTGCTCCGATATGACTCTGCGtagttttctccttcttcttgtgAATCATcatttgcgtttttttgACCCTCCCTTCGTTTGTTGTTCAATCTGGTTTGGCTCTTCATCGACGCGGCTTCTTCTGcgtcttctgcttctgcttcttcttctgcttcttctcctccttctgcttcttctccttcttctgcttcttccccgtgGTCCTTCTCAGCTCGCCACGGGCCCTCTCTCCTCCGCTTTGGGATTCCCTCTCCATCTATCGCAAAGCTGGACTCGCTACCAAACCAGTCACTGTCTCTGTCATTTGAAAGATCGCCCTCGCTGTCGTCACTGCTGTCACCATGGAAGTAGCCGTCACCACTGCGGCAGGCGTCACCATCGCCGTATCCGTCACCATTGCGGCAACCGTCACCATCGCGGCAACCGTCACCATCGCCGTAACGGTTACCCTCTCCACCAACAGAGGACTCCTCATACAAACAGTACTCGACGCCGTTCCTAATTTGACCGGAGTCcctttcaaattttcgaCCGGAACTCAAATATGAGCCATCGCCACGTGGAACCGTCTCTCCGATGGTAATCGAGATAGAAGCCGCGTCAGCGATCcctgtattcattttttttacttcatttaaGTCATAATTTTGAGACGATGAAATCACATGGCTGCTATAACATGAGGGGCCCCTTGCAGCACTGTCGCTTGCATCCTCATCGTTTTTTCGAGGATTGATAAAACGAAAGATAGTCCCTTTcgtctcttccttttttggagaaacCCCATGTTTGACTGTGTCGTTTAGTGGGCcgtccccccccctgctgtCTACTTCATCTCTATACGCTTCTTCCTCACCGTTTGTCTCCTTCCCACGGGGTAGTCTCACAAAAACTCggttattcctttttaaatcatcATATATTTGGATCCTCTCCTTCTGAAGGAGGAAAgatgcaaatttttcattacaaATGACTTTCCATGGATATAGATtcgtttcttccttcactgGTCTAAGCACTTCTTTAATTTCAAACccggcatttttttgtatgtccAGGAGGTAATAAAGGATCCCTTCTCCGCATATATGTGCTGGGAGATTGTAGCACTTTACGACGTGCCCATCGGGGGGGTCTCCATCATATTGCTTCTCTCCAATTGGGGTAGTATCCCGATCGTGGTTCATGAGTAAATGGGGAAGTGTCATCGTGGCGCGGGAAGAAAATGACACgatgaagggaaaaaaaaaaaaaaaaaggacaactTAGGAATTGTCGCAAACGCTTCGAACAGCTCCTACATCATTCTTCCTATTATNNNNNNNNNNNNNNNNNNNNNNNNNNNNNNNNNNNNNNNNNNNNNNNNNNNNNNNNNNNNNNNNNNNNNNNNNNNNNNNNNNNNNNNNNNNNNNNNNNNNNNNNNNNNNNNNNNNNNNNNNNNNNNNNNNNNNNNNNNNNNNNNNNNNNNNNNNNNNNNNNNNNNNNNNNNNNNNNNNNNNNNNNNNNNNNNNNNNNNNNNNNNNNNNNNNNNNNNNNNNNNNNNNNNNNNNNNNNNNNNNNNNNNNNNNNNNNNNNNNNNNNNNNNNNNNNNNNNNNNNNNNNNNNNNNNNNNNNNNNNNNNNNNNNNNNNNNNNNNNNNNNNNNNNNNNNNNNNNNNNNNNNNNNNNNNNNNNNNNNNNNNNNNNNNNNNNNNNNNNNNNNNNNNNNNNNNNNNNNNNNNNNNNNNNNNNNNNNNNNNNNNNNNNNNNNNNNNNNNNNNNNNNNNNNNNNNNNNNNNNNNNNNNNNNNNNNNNNNNNNNNNNNNNNNNNNNNNNNNNNNNNNNNNNNNNNNNNNNNNNNNNNNNNNNNNNNNNNNNNNNNNNNNNNNNNNNNNNNNNNNNNNNNNNNNNNNNNNNNNNNNNNNNNNNNNNNNNNNNNNNNNNNNNNNNNNNNNNNNNNNNNNNNNNNNNNNNNNNNNNNNNNNNNNNNNNNNNNNNNNNNNNNNNNNNNNNNNNNNNNNNNNNNNNNNNNNNNNNNNNNNNNNNNNNNNNNNNNNNNNNNNNNNNNNNNNNNNNNNNNNNNNNNNNNNNNNNNNNNNNNNNNNNNNNNNNNNNNNNNNNNNNNNNNNNNNNNNNNNNNNNNNNNNNNNNNNNNNNNNNNNNNNNNNNNNNNNNNNNNNNNNNNNNNNNNNNNNNNNNNNNNNNNNNNNNNNNNNNNNNNNNNNNNNNNNNNNNNNNNNNNNNNNNNNNNNNNNNNNNNNNNNNNNNNNNNNNNNNNNNNNNNNNNNNNNNNNNNNNNNNNNNNNNNNNNNNNNNNNNNNNNNNNNNNNNNNNNNNNNNNNNNNNNNNNNNNNNNNNNNNNNNNNNNNNNNNNNNNNNNNNNNNNNNNNNNNNNNNNNNNNNNNNNNNNNNNNNNNNNNNNNNNNNNNNNNNNNNNNNNNNNNNNNNNNNNNNNNNNNNNNNNNNNNNNNNNNNNNNNNNNNNNNNNNNCCCTTCCAAGGGGTAGGTACAACGTTAACACGCAATTGTGGAACCCCCGCCAAGGTGCACTTTCCTCATGGAAAGAAAACACCCATTTGTGAAACTCACCTAGTGCATGCGTGTGGAGACTCCCACGGATCGTCGTTCAAGCAGGAGAGAGAgtgggtggaaaaaaaaaaaaaaggaatatctTCAAACACACAACGTCAAGCCTTTTTTATCCGCCACGTACTATTGTACAAAAAGGGATCATACACTAAGCGCGAGTCGTCTCTTCGTAGCTTCTTAATTATGGATGGCCAAGCGTACTTAACTTTTCTTTTGGTCCGTAGTTCgtacttttttatatgcgtACTCTGTAAATTCATGTTGTCGTAGTGGTTGTCCTCCTGAATGGGCATATCGTCTCGGCTAGCTCCACCTGTGTGCATCGTGCGAGTGAGCTCCGCCACCTCAGTCAGCTGTTCTACCCCAGTCAGCTCCACTGCAGACAGCCGCTCCCCCTGCGGCATATTCAAATTTCGAAGGTCACTCCAGAACAGGTTGGTAGAATTGCTTTCGTAGTACTTTTGCAcattgagtttttttttttttttctgcttctttgtCCCACTGAAGTCTTTTTGGCTGCTGctgttcttctccttttgcttcttccgaTCGGGTGGTGCGTCATTCGGGTTGCTTCCTTCTGTACTTCGCTGACAATGGTAGTCCCTGCTACTCTCCTGGATGGGTCTATCAACGTTGCGGTCTACGCTTCTCACACTGCTGGTACTACCCCTGGTTATTCCTTCTATGCTGCTTTGCTCCTCCTGGGGGAAGACGCaaatttcttcatccttGCTTGACACACGACATACTTTGCGGTTCTTTTCGTTCCAATTTGAGTTCCCATACTTATTGGTTTCGCTAAACAAGTGGCTCTTCTTTCCAGGTGCATCTCTTTGGatcgtttttctttcttcccccATAGGGTCCACTTCGCATGGTGTTACATCATTCGATTTTTCTGCTTCACTGTTCGAATTTAtaacccctttttgcttGCGCTGCTGTTTCTGTGTCTTCCTATCACCACTTCCAGCACCGCAATCGAGGAGACTGCCTCGCACCCACTCGGGGTTCGCGTCCACGTCTATGTAGTTCGACGGCAGCTGGTTATCCAGCACGTTCCTGAaattcacaattttgcacTCCTCGTCATGGAGGCGGTCGTCGCAAAGGCGCCCCCAGCAGTGGCATCCACAGCAGCGGCATTTACAGCAGCCGCGTCCACAGCAGCGGCATCCACAGAAACCGCTTCCACAGCAAGCGCACCTCTGGAGCACCCACCCTTCGTACGCCCCACTGCCTCGCGCAGCAAAATCGCAAACGGGCGTCTCCGCGTTCACTTGCACATGGTCTGGGGGGACTTCCCCCGGGAAGAGTGCCGAAAAGGATCGATCAGACTCAGTGGTACAAATGGCACATGTGgcacaggggggaagaacacCATACGAATGAGCATTCGATTGTACCAAATTTAACCAACTGGAATTCCCCCCCCGTTGAAGAGACCTCACTTGAGATAACATTCTTTCGAAGCAGCTGTTCCATGTCCCACCCTGCGCAGGGTGCACAAGGGGGTAGGTGTTGATGTCCTTCCGCGTGGAAGCACAGTCGTGATGGGGCATTGCAAAGGGGAGATTCATCATGGTGCCGTCCTTAAAGGTGCCGTAGATCTGAGTACCACCCTTAAGGGCGCCGTCCATGTGGGTGTTCCCCTTAAAGGCACTCTCCATCTGCCCCCCGCAGCTTACACCGTTGCGTATCGTCTCCGTACTCCCGTCAATGGAGCCATATTTCTCTCCCAACACGGATATGCTGTCTTGGATATTCGTCCCACCATCACTGAAGTTTTTACAATCACCCCTAGAGCAATGAAGACAGTGGTGACTGTAGCGGTCCCTTCCTGAGCATATGCTTCTCTCATTCGTATGTTTACCATCCCACGCGAGAGCCAATCTTGCATCATTGCAGAGTGATTCACCTGTCGAATGGAGAGTGTGACACCAATTTGTATGTACCAACGAGTGTGAACAACATCGTGGTTGCCCTTTCTTGCCACTTGGcaccattttgttcctctGTAACTGGTTCCTACCTATCCTGTGAAAGTCATTCCCGCATGAATTTCTCACAACGTTAAAATAAGCCTCCGACAGTGCTCTGTTATTtcgcctgaacaggtcaTACAATCTGCACTGCCTGCAATTGGGCAGGTGGCCACTTCTACCATCACAAATGGAGTTACTGTTGGTGTTCCCGTTGGCGTTTCTGTTGGTGTTCCCGTTGGTGTTCCTATTGGCGTTCCTGTTGGCGTTCCCGTTGGTGTTCCTCCTCGTGTTCGTTTTCTTTCCACCCCTGTCTGTGCAAATACAGTTCGTCGTCGTGTCTCTCATCGAGTGGCTATCCCCTCGTGTGTCCCTCGCCATTTCGCTTGAGTTAACATAATCGAAACATCCTCCGTGTGTTGCACTTTCTATGTGTCCAACGATAGGTCCATTTTGCCtccctacttttttttttttttttttttttttttttttttttttcttcttccccagAATAGGACTGCAAAAAAGTGCCCTCCTCTGTGAGCAGCCAGAAGTTGCCTCCTTCATTTGTTCGCTGTAAATGTTTGTGTTCCTATTTGGAGCCTTTCCATCTTTGGAGATCCCAGCGGGGGGGATGCCAATCAGGTGGTCGCTCTCAATCAGGTGGTCGCTCTCAATCAGCTGGTCGCTTCCAATCAGCTGGTCGCTTCCAATCAGCTGGTCGCTTCCAATCAGCTGGTCGCTGCCACTGCCACTGCCACTGCGTTCCTGTACGAGCTTGTCTTCCCCAGGGTAGCACCCCCTAGGGAGTTTTCCCAACATGCTTGGCACAAATTCGTTGCCTATGTTGGGGCGATGGAGGCAGTACTGCCACTTCTCAAGCCAATCCTGCCACTGCTTAAGCCAATCCTCTGTTGCATTTGCAgagtgttcctttttctggTCCTCTATGTTA includes the following:
- a CDS encoding hypothetical protein (putative), coding for MSISLYEETEVVKSPRKIIFLYEGVVEELEAPKKRLHESVTPSKGRNNDSTKKNYKNNFDRCEESSPLFLTGKDNKLDEEEKDNGTLRLGLGLLNTDILNDTVCSSRGRYAVERRNDHSEVVTQEEGELLDHSSSNETFANECIHESFMIGDGSNGGTSPTHEMEHVDPYTREEAMKQKMRERISGIIFTCDSGDSRGGVIHENEEDSVEREKTVMIPSNCESSSLPGGDPNVASSTCSSASTSGSAVTNDLEGTTVGKEKEELRGQPPEGTPPSSSISPTELSNHEGVIRPGEPNKSLDRDKTSDSSSDNFADLILSDSSLSFTKEVVPPLSRDSEGVFNIEDQKKEHSANATEDWLKQWQDWLEKWQYCLHRPNIGNEFVPSMLGKLPRGCYPGEDKLVQERSGSGSGSDQLIGSDQLIGSDQLIGSDQLIESDHLIESDHLIGIPPAGISKDGKAPNRNTNIYSEQMKEATSGCSQRRALFCSPILGKKKKKKKKKKKKKKVGRQNGPIVGHIESATHGGCFDYVNSSEMARDTRGDSHSMRDTTTNCICTDRGGKKTNTRRNTNGNANRNANRNTNGNTNRNANGNTNSNSICDGRSGHLPNCRQCRLYDLFRRNNRALSEAYFNVVRNSCGNDFHRIGRNQLQRNKMVPSGKKGQPRCCSHSLVHTNWCHTLHSTGESLCNDARLALAWDGKHTNERSICSGRDRYSHHCLHCSRGDCKNFSDGGTNIQDSISVLGEKYGSIDGSTETIRNGVSCGGQMESAFKGNTHMDGALKGGTQIYGTFKDGTMMNLPFAMPHHDCASTRKDINTYPLVHPAQGGTWNSCFERMLSQVRSLQRGGNSSWLNLVQSNAHSYGVLPPCATCAICTTESDRSFSALFPGEVPPDHVQVNAETPVCDFAARGSGAYEGWVLQRCACCGSGFCGCRCCGRGCCKCRCCGCHCWGRLCDDRLHDEECKIVNFRNVLDNQLPSNYIDVDANPEWVRGSLLDCGAGSGDRKTQKQQRKQKGVINSNSEAEKSNDVTPCEVDPMGEERKTIQRDAPGKKSHLFSETNKYGNSNWNEKNRKVCRVSSKDEEICVFPQEEQSSIEGITRGSTSSVRSVDRNVDRPIQESSRDYHCQRSTEGSNPNDAPPDRKKQKEKNSSSQKDFSGTKKQKKKKKLNVQKYYESNSTNLFWSDLRNLNMPQGERLSAVELTGVEQLTEVAELTRTMHTGGASRDDMPIQEDNHYDNMNLQSTHIKKYELRTKRKVKYAWPSIIKKLRRDDSRLVYDPFLYNSTWRIKKA
- a CDS encoding hypothetical protein (putative) is translated as MKRTNVKKNKQVRNLLKSLTERVDTDDGENEYARLTQTPVVSMSLSKVKFKTSLQNVLVEPYTERVKDFVGKTNYEIRMERTLLDEIKKASQNMDRIGDVLSARGGKQRKNRDDHIIMSRYFHYLKDKDEDFGLSFFPVYKTFKSNTSHFGDNLSSSLYPHELLEKGSMSSESFLKNSSKRISFPERGDS
- a CDS encoding hypothetical protein (putative), which gives rise to MNTGIADAASISITIGETVPRGDGSYLSSGRKFERDSGQIRNGVEYCLYEESSVGGEGNRYGDGDGCRDGDGCRNGDGYGDGDACRSGDGYFHGDSSDDSEGDLSNDRDSDWFGSESSFAIDGEGIPKRRREGPWRAEKDHGEEAEEGEEAEGGEEAEEEAEAEDAEEAASMKSQTRLNNKRREGQKNANDDSQEEGENYAESYRSSNSRNIKQHKWEDYYQRKGSFKFIGNRNNSNTSDTKSGSELKSLVSSSRNDDTSVLNEEEGIITIDPSCSKRRGSIVQSDWVKTPQGGVTQENKNHQLVNQMDDEHTKRRRSKKKKTSCDAIEGIINEQKEILKKIKRRKKMKRRGSINEIVRDVREEDAGVSVPTRVDFPLEEKRQFLWDAYGWKMEDHQDEDFRGGGHKIMLKIGNPNREEKEHIEKGTEIEEGSLDHSCYNKGEGPNRGETSQGGRRIREDTSYSGLHEDRASVISGRSVERRPNGSAQRSIDGCDPKRGGSPIWPSHLGWKEISEEIKSKLCVVIKNKPAEWSDYDLRKFIESQFSGNNHFPVFEDIFLTKSCPTMATVAFKNERLKKYFLNCQKFKLPSSTRRYANGGNRGGGSTTASYHYNSRYSSFLILQEYIASHNGIHFNNAKKQPCQRKEGGGYSAQAKYKANRSEFVPTRVRESTKDDFSRSGRYQSRNYKYVSDMRSDSRHASMNPQYDRSEMNKRMNQSGKNVYHTRS